A DNA window from Hordeum vulgare subsp. vulgare chromosome 1H, MorexV3_pseudomolecules_assembly, whole genome shotgun sequence contains the following coding sequences:
- the LOC123399923 gene encoding carboxymethylenebutenolidase homolog: MMNCGTDIVKVKHPIEILGAELDQASPPPIVHQFEQALDQNNKIDRFVKIFPGVAHGFACRYDANDAFAVKTAEEARADMLSWFNKYLKKHQELSLHES; this comes from the exons ATGATGAATTGTGGAACTGATATAGTAA AGGTCAAGCATCCCATTGAGATTCTTGGGGCAGAGCTTGACCAAGCCTCTCCACCGCCGATAGTGCACCAGTTTGAACAGGCCCTAGATCAGAACAACAAG ATTGACCGCTTCGTGAAGATCTTCCCGGGCGTGGCCCACGGCTTCGCTTGCAGATACGACGCCAACGATGCGTTCGCCGTCAAAACCGCGGAAGAAGCTCGGGCAGACATGCTCAGCTGGTTCAACAAGTATCTGAAGAAGCACCAAGAGCTTTCGCTCCACGAATCTTAG
- the LOC123441853 gene encoding endo-1,3;1,4-beta-D-glucanase-like yields the protein MGAATVRSTLPPCRLLLLLLLLLSTALASAATAPRLVLPAPSGSHPSCLDNPPDLTAAGDEAGELVRDLGGLQAYVTGSRGSTRAIVLASDYFGFEAPKLRKIADQVAEDGYLVVVPDLLHGDPFSADAKISFQDWLKTHSPVVAAEKTKVLIAALKKQGVSEAGVGGYCWGAKVAVELSKSEEIQVVVISHPSQVTVDDMKEVKHPIEILGAELDQASPPPIVHQFEQALDQNNKIDRFVKIFPGVAHGFACRYDANDAFAVKNAEEARADMLSWFNKYLKKHQELSLHES from the exons ATGGGCGCTGCCACGGTGCGGTCGACGTTGCCcccctgccgcctcctcctcctcctcctcctcctcctgtccaCCGCGCTCGCCTCGGCCGCCACCGCGCCCCGGCTCGTGCTCCCGGCGCCGTCCGGCTCGCACCCGTCGTGCCTGGACAACCCGCCCGACCTGACGGCCGCGGGCGACGAGGCGGGCGAGCTCGTCCGCGACCTCGGCGGCCTCCAGGCCTACGTCACCGGATCCCGCGGCTCCACTCGCGCCATCGTCCTCGCCTCCGACTACTTCG GCTTCGAAGCGCCAAAACTGAG GAAAATCGCGGATCAGGTTGCAGAGGATGGATACTTGGTCGTGGTTCCCGATCTGTTACACGGGGACCCTTTCAGTGCTGACGCCAAGATTTCGTTTCAAGATTGGCTGAAAACCCATTCTCCG GTGGTGGCAGCTGAAAAGACTAAAGTGCTTATCGCTGCTCTGAAGAAGCAAGGAGTGTCTGAAGCTGGTGTTGGAGGATATTGCTGGGGCG CAAAGGTGGCCGTGGAGCTATCAAAATCTGAAGAAATTCAGGTGGTTGTCATCTCGCACCCTTCACAAGTGACTGTCGATGACATGAAGG AGGTCAAGCATCCCATTGAGATTCTTGGGGCAGAACTTGATCAAGCCTCTCCACCGCCGATAGTGCACCAGTTTGAACAGGCCCTAGATCAGAACAACAAG ATTGACCGCTTCGTGAAGATCTTCCCGGGCGTGGCCCACGGCTTCGCTTGCAGATACGACGCCAACGATGCGTTCGCCGTCAAAAACGCGGAAGAAGCTCGGGCAGACATGCTCAGCTGGTTCAACAAGTATCTGAAGAAGCACCAAGAGCTTTCGCTCCACGAATCTTAG
- the LOC123399902 gene encoding carboxymethylenebutenolidase homolog, with translation MMNCGTDIVKVKHPIEILGAELDQASPPPIVHQFEQALDQNNKIDRFVKIFPGVAHGFACRYDANDAFAVKNAEEARADMLSWFNKYLKKHQELSLHES, from the exons ATGATGAATTGTGGAACTGATATAGTAA AGGTCAAGCATCCCATTGAGATTCTTGGGGCAGAGCTTGATCAAGCCTCTCCACCGCCGATAGTGCACCAGTTTGAACAGGCCCTAGATCAGAACAACAAG ATTGACCGCTTCGTGAAGATCTTCCCGGGCGTGGCCCACGGCTTCGCTTGCAGATACGACGCCAACGATGCGTTCGCCGTCAAAAACGCGGAAGAAGCTCGGGCAGACATGCTCAGCTGGTTCAACAAGTATCTGAAGAAGCACCAAGAGCTTTCGCTCCACGAATCTTAG